The Stigmatella aurantiaca DW4/3-1 genome contains the following window.
GGATGGCCAAGCTCTTCCCCCTGGTGGTCCTGTTGCTGCTCACAGGTTGTGCGTCCCGGGCCTACCAACGGGCCAAAGAGGCCGACACGGTGGAGGCGTACCGCGCCTTTCTCCGGGAGCACCCCCAGGACACGCTCGCCGAGGCGGTGCAGGTGCGCATCGAGGAGTTGGAGTTCGCGGAGGCTCGGAAGCTGCACACGGTGGTGGCCTACAAGCGCTTCCTGGAGTCCTACCCGGAGGCGGCGCAGACGCGCGCGGCGAGTTCGCTGCTGGAGGGGCTGCGCTTCAACGCCGCGAAGGAGGCGAACACGGCGGCGGGCTGGCGTCAGTTCCTGGCGGATCATCCCGAGGGAGCCCAGCGGGACGAGGCGAAGCGGTTGCTGGCGGAGGCGGAGCGCCAGGAGCTGGCCTCGACCGGGGATTCGAAGCAGCTCGCGTCTTTTTTGCGAGGCGCGGAGGACGACCCCCGGCGGCTCGAGGTCGAGGAGCGGCTGGACACGCAGTCCTTCGTCCAGGCGCGGGCTTCGGGGGCGACGAAGCTCTTCGCGTACCTGAGGGACTTTCCGGCGGGACGCCACCGGGAAGAGGCCAAGGTGATGCTGCTGAGCCTGGAGCTGGAGGGGTTGCTCGTCTCGGGCTTGCTGGAAGAGGTGGAGGCGCGGTTGAAGACGAGCCCGTTGGGGCCTCAGCTCCCCAATTGGTCCACGCGGATGGTGCGGGCCCGGGCCGAGCGCGAGGCGCGCGAGTCCCGTGAGCCGCTGGCCCAGGCGGTCCAGGCTGGGTACTACCTTCGGGACCTTGGGGATCTCGAACGGGCCCTGGGCGCGCCGGACCCCTTGGACCGGTGGGAGGCGGCGGAGGAACT
Protein-coding sequences here:
- a CDS encoding HEAT repeat domain-containing protein, which gives rise to MAKLFPLVVLLLLTGCASRAYQRAKEADTVEAYRAFLREHPQDTLAEAVQVRIEELEFAEARKLHTVVAYKRFLESYPEAAQTRAASSLLEGLRFNAAKEANTAAGWRQFLADHPEGAQRDEAKRLLAEAERQELASTGDSKQLASFLRGAEDDPRRLEVEERLDTQSFVQARASGATKLFAYLRDFPAGRHREEAKVMLLSLELEGLLVSGLLEEVEARLKTSPLGPQLPNWSTRMVRARAEREARESREPLAQAVQAGYYLRDLGDLERALGAPDPLDRWEAAEELGQHVSVRALEPLLTAFRTARNPLIRLRALESLQSVLRALPREVAEYEVASRLESLRERASSAEVYLTIAALLDLTGQLELAATEYQRAFDAGAPDPVVLRRWVQLRQERRQPFSAAVAARQLALWSLGVAREEEVSAEGGVPLASARQLCAALENARFAADVISRVRQTATEFPEDLEGFGLLASDAVKLSEARLADAELLLRERNPHARLCRDRQVRERLDSAVKERTAAVEAVGSKLPKMAPLLWALVKDRDPVPEVRAVAAAKLSALEGRGN